From a single Cyprinus carpio isolate SPL01 unplaced genomic scaffold, ASM1834038v1 S000006590, whole genome shotgun sequence genomic region:
- the LOC109085125 gene encoding gastrula zinc finger protein XlCGF8.2DB-like, translating into MAFIKEESEDFRIEEVFSLKQEETEEQTELLVLKVENQSINLNEMEQTYLYEKHHDLITGEEATQTAAIRKRAQKTKSNSSFTCHHCGRSFNVKQKLQTHMRVHTGERPFTCQQCGKSFAYQGAFKRHTRTHTGEKPYTCQQCGNSFTQKGSLNNHMRTHSGEKPFTCQQCGKSFAQKPHLQRHMRSHSGEKPFTCQQCGKSFTQKSTLRSHMSIHTEGKPYTCEQCGKSLSAKQNLKIHMRIHTQEKPYSCKYCGKSFTHLCSRNYHMRVHTAPKLFTCDRCGKTLTTKFSLECHKLRHTGKKPFKCDQCGRRYICKVRLNYHMKNHSAEKCCKCAQCGKSFRNKRSLNAHVRKQHTRKKPMGRPSHK; encoded by the coding sequence agctGCTGGTGCTGAAAGTggagaatcaatcaatcaatctgaaTGAAATGGAACAGACATATCTGTATGAGAAACACCATGATTTAATAACTGGTGAAGAAGCCACACAAACGGCAGCTATACGTAAAAGAGCTCAGAAAACCAAATCTAACAGCTCTTTCACCTGCCATCACTGTGGAAGGAGTttcaatgtaaaacaaaaacttcaaacacacatgagagttcacactggagagagaccattcacctgccaacagtgtggaaagagctttgcTTACCAAGGAGCCTTTAAAAGGCACACGAGAACTCACAcgggagagaagccttacacctgccaacagtgtggaaacagtttcacTCAGAAAGGATCTCTTAATAATCACATGAGAACTCActcaggagagaagcctttcacctgccaacagtgtggtaAGAGTTTCGCACAAAAACCACACCTACAAAGACACATGAGATCTCACTcgggagagaagcctttcacctgtcagcagtgtggaaagagttttacacagaaaagtACCCTTCGTTCCCACATGAGCATTCACACTGAAGGGAAACCTTATACATgtgaacagtgtggaaagagtttatctgcaaaacaaaaccttaaaatccacatgagaatccacactcAAGAGAAGCCTTACTCTTGCAAGTattgtgggaagagtttcacacattTATGCTCACGTAATtaccacatgagagttcacactgcgCCAAAGCTGTTCACATGTGACCGTTGTGGAAAGACCCTCACAACAAAATTTAGCCTTGAGTGTCACAAGCTCAGGCACACTGGAAAGAAACCCTTcaaatgtgatcagtgtggaaggCGTTACATATGTAAGGTAAGACTTAATTACCACATGAAGAATCATTCAGCAGAGAAATGCTGTAAAtgtgctcagtgtggaaagagtttcaggaATAAACGTAGCCTAAATGCTCACGTGAGAAAACAACACACACGAAAAAAGCCTATGGGAAGACCTTCTCACAAATAA